One part of the Odontesthes bonariensis isolate fOdoBon6 chromosome 13, fOdoBon6.hap1, whole genome shotgun sequence genome encodes these proteins:
- the rap2c gene encoding ras-related protein Rap-2c, producing the protein MKEYKVVVLGSGGVGKSALTVQFVTGTFIEKYDPTIEDFYRKEIEVDSSPSVLEILDTAGTEQFASMRDLYIKNGQGFILVYSLVNQQSFQDIRPMRDQIVRVKRFEKVPLILVGNKVDLESEREVAGSDGRALAQEWGCPFIETSAKSKTMVDELFAEIVRQMNYSTLPEKQEQCCTACVVQ; encoded by the exons ATGAAAGAATACAAAGTTGTCGTGCTGGGCAGCGGCGGCGTCGGAAAGTCCGCGCTCACCGTGCAGTTTGTCACCGGCACCTTCATCGAGAAGTACGACCCGACCATCGAGGACTTCTACCGCAAGGAGATCGAGGTGGACTCGTCGCCCTCCGTGCTGGAGATCCTGGACACGGCGGGGACGGAGCAGTTCGCCTCCATGAGAGACCTCTACATTAAGAACGGGCAGGGCTTCATCCTGGTCTACAGCCTGGTTAACCAGCAGTCATTCCAG gacattAGACCAATGCGAGACCAAATAGTGCGAGTGAAGCGCTTTGAGAAGGTGCCATTGATCCTGGTTGGCAACAAAGTCGACCTGGAGTCTGAGCGTGAGGTCGCCGGCTCAGATGGAAGAGCGCTGGCTCAAGAGTGGGGATGCCCTTTTATTGAAACTTCTGCCAAGAGCAAGACGATGGTGGACGAGCTTTTTGCAGAGATCGTTCGACAGATGAATTACTCCACGCTCCCCGAGAAGCAGGAGCAATGCTGCACGGCCTGCGTGGTACAGTGA